One window of the Paraburkholderia sp. PGU19 genome contains the following:
- a CDS encoding DUF3047 domain-containing protein: MDASQKTNVTAMHLLSIRRARKRTTRPVWITACVTLLLLPPVLFAQDEKPGIAFSTIKPGAPMPAGWKNLPVAHGKPMTQYTLVYDGHTTVLQADANRSASALMHEGNIDLGRTPVVAWRWKAERPIEGADNRVGSKEDAPARLVFLFDGDKSKLSFFDRAKMDVAKRLGGEELPYATLMYIWSTTAAPGTVIANPHTDRVQMIVVSGLSGDAGQWQSLRRNIVQDYERVFHEPPGRITGYGLLTDTDNTGTTTRAWYGDLEFLPGP, from the coding sequence ATGGACGCTAGCCAAAAGACGAATGTGACAGCCATGCATCTTCTCTCGATTCGTCGGGCACGAAAGCGAACAACCCGGCCAGTCTGGATCACCGCGTGCGTCACGCTCCTTCTGTTGCCGCCAGTCCTCTTTGCCCAGGACGAAAAGCCGGGCATTGCCTTTTCCACGATCAAGCCCGGCGCACCGATGCCCGCGGGCTGGAAGAACCTGCCGGTCGCGCACGGCAAACCCATGACGCAATACACGCTTGTTTACGACGGCCACACCACCGTCCTGCAGGCGGACGCGAACCGCTCTGCTTCTGCGCTGATGCACGAGGGTAATATCGACCTCGGCCGCACACCCGTCGTGGCATGGCGCTGGAAAGCAGAAAGACCGATCGAGGGCGCCGACAACCGCGTCGGATCTAAGGAAGACGCGCCAGCGCGACTGGTGTTCCTATTTGACGGCGACAAAAGCAAACTATCGTTTTTCGACCGAGCCAAGATGGACGTGGCAAAGCGCTTGGGTGGCGAGGAGTTGCCCTATGCCACGCTGATGTATATCTGGTCGACCACGGCCGCGCCAGGCACTGTCATTGCCAACCCTCACACGGACCGCGTACAGATGATCGTGGTCTCCGGTCTGTCCGGCGATGCGGGTCAGTGGCAAAGCCTGCGCCGCAATATCGTGCAAGACTACGAACGGGTCTTTCACGAACCACCAGGACGAATCACCGGCTACGGGCTGCTGACCGATACCGACAATACTGGTACGACAACACGCGCGTGGTACGGAGACCTCGAGTTCCTGCCCGGGCCTTGA